The DNA region TTATCTCCTAAGAGCACAGAGAATAGAAGCTGAAAAATCACTTCCTCTTCCAAAGAGAAAGGCTGTAAATGAAGAGCGCTTCCTCCAAGGCATATTACACGACTTAAATTCTCCCTTCAAAAGCCCAATACCTGATTCTGTTCAATTTGGTTGCGATGAACAGTATATAAAAGTATCCCAGGATCCAAAAAAAAATGAAGCTTTATTAACATTGGTTGTGCAGCCTGAAAAACATGACAGAGGAAATTACCTTGAATTAGCCAAAAATATCTTAGATAATGGAAAAATTACTAAATTAAAATGTTCAGGTTTACAGGCGGAAGAAGTCGCTACTTTAAAGGAGATTTGGCAGAAGTTTGGTCAAGTTGTTGCGAATCATGATATGTCAAAAGCTACAAATATTGCTCCTTCTACCTCTTATCCACAAAACCTCGACGATAATTTCACTTTGTCTTACTCCTTAATCCCATTTGCAGGCGAGGAAAAATCACATGAGTTAGGAGGGGCAGCTTCGCACCTTGATTAACTTATGCAGGAAGTCTATTGTAGTTCTCTTAGTATTATGATATATATACTGCTTGCACCTGAAGAGTTGGTAGACGATAGAATCAACTTCAAGAAGAAGCCAGGAGGGCCAAAGTCGAGCACCGGAGCGTACATATTAGTATGCAAGGAGCCTCGATCTTTAGAGCGCAACGACGCCAATTCTTGAAGTTCCTAGAGTATATACACTTTTGTTCTGCTAGAGCCATCATTTTCTTAGCCAGAATTAGCTTATGCAATAAGTCTATACTCCCCTTCCGATGATTTTGCTGCTAGGCACGATGGTAGAGCCTAGAGATAATAGGCGAGCTATTTGAGCAACGACGCATGCAAATTCATATCAGACGAGTATATTATTAATTTTAAGTAGAGAACATTGATAGTGATAAAATATTTATTGCCTGTAGTCTTGCTAATTTTCACTTTTAATAGCTATGCTATAGAAACTATATCTATAGAACGCGGGCATGTTGACCCTACCCCGATAGCAATCAACCAGTTTGAGGCAAACGCACAAAAAGAGCATGTGATTGCTCAAGATATAATTAACGTCGTAACTAATGACTTGAAAATTTCTGGCATGTTTCGCCCTATTTCTGCTGCTGCTTTTATTGAACAAGTTATAGGAATAACTCATAAACCTCTTTTTGCTGCATGGCGGCAAATTAACGCCTCTCTTGTACTGAATGGTGAAATATTGCAGTTACCTTCCGGCAAACTAAAAGTTAGCTTTATACTTTGGGATACCAATTTAGAAAAAAAACTATTAGGAGAATTTTTTGAAGTACCAGCACCTTTATGGCGAAGGGTAGCTCATAAAATAGCCGATAAAATCTATGAAAGAATTACTGGGGATAAAGGTTATTTTGATACAAGGGTAGCATATATCGCAGAAAATGGTCCATATTTAAATAGAGTTAAAAGAATAGCTATGATGGATTATGATGGAGCAAACCAAAAATATCTTACTGATGGTAAAAATTTAGTCCTTACCCCCAGATTTTCACCAGCTTCAGATAAGCTGCTCTATTTAGCTTATGTCAATAAACACAAGCCGCATGTGTATGTTCGTGACCTTACGAGCAATAAAGAGAGTCTAGTAGGTAATTTTCCTGGTATGTCATTTGCACCTAGGTTTTCTCCCAATGGCCAGAGCGCTATAATGTCAATAGCTCAAAAGGGGGCTACGCATATTTTTGAAATTGATTTGAATAGCAAAACAACTCGACAATTAACTACTGGCGCAAAAGTAATTAATACTTCTCCTAGCTACTCACCTGATGGGAGTAAAATAGTATTTAACTCTGACCGGAGTGGTTCTAGGCAGTTATATGTAATGAATGCCGATGGATCTAATGTAGAACGTATAAGTTTTGGAGGAGGAGTGTATGCTGCCCCAAGTTGGTCACCAAGAGGGGATTATATAGCTTTTACTAAAATAACTTCATCAGAAGGTTTTACTATTGGAGTGATTAAACCACATGCTCTAAATGAAGAAAATAACGAGAGAATTATCACCAGCGGCTACCTAGTTGAAGGCGCATGTTGGGGGCCTAATGGCAGAATTATTATGTTTACTAAAGGTTGGCCTCCAAAAGGGCCAATAGCAGGCAGAAGCCGCATTTATTCTATTGATTTAACTGGTTATAATGAACGGGAAATGCTGACTCCTGAAGATGCTTCTGATCCCGAATGGTCTAAAATATTAAATTAATTAATAAATTTTGGTGAGTAAAAAAAGTATATATACTGCTCGTAACTGAAGAGTTGGTATACGATAGAATCAACTTCAAGAAGAGCTAGGAGTGTCAAAGTCCAGAAGCGCAGCGTACTATATATTATACTGCTCGTACTTCAAGAATTGGGTTTTATTTTAAATGGTGAGCGCGCGCAGCGTACATGCCAGTACGTGAGCACGTGAGTCCATGATAAAATAAAAAAACAATTTTTGAAAGACGAGTAGTATACGTGAGCATCGCAGATCTTTAGGGCACGACGACGACGCCAATTCTTGAAGTTCCTAGAGTATATCCATCCTGATTAATATAATTTTGCCGGTATAGCTCAGCTGGTAGAGCAGCGCATTCGTAACGCGCAGGTCGGGGGTTCAAGTCCCTTTACCGGCACCATACCAACAACATCTAGATTCTGTGGAGGTTTCTATCTAATGGTCGATTTCGTCGTGATTTTCGTTCTCGAATCCTCACATATAGCTTATGCCATTATGATATATACAGGATAGTACGCAGGATAGTACGCGGGAAGCGCATAGTCGTCGTCGTGCATACTTGAAGATAAAATACTCTTGTACGCACCTTAATGGCCTATGCTATACGCTGCAGGCCTTGCGTTCCGTATCTTCTACAAATTCCTTACTCGATGCGAATTTTTCAAGCAATCTACTATTAAAAACACTCCATCAATTTCTGCAGTAAATCATTCGTCTCTTTCATAATATCTTGATCTATTAAGTTTTTGGTAAATATAAGCTTATCACCCTGCTTTAATTTTACTTGGCTGGGGTATTGCATAACAAACTTGCTTACTGGCCCTGCTACATTCGATTCTTTATAAAATTTGAGAACAAATCCTCGATCCCCTGAATCTAAGGTCTCAATATTCAGTTGCTTGCATTTATATTTTATTTTAACAATATTAAGTAAATTAATAAATTCTTGCGGGAGAGCGCCAAAACGGTCGACCATTTCGTCCTGAAAATTTTCAATTTCTATCTCCGAGTTTAGGCTCCCTACTCGCCTATATATATTCAGCTTAAGCGCTGAGTCAGAAATATAATAATCTGGAATAAAGACTGGCAGCCCTAGATTAATCACCGGTACGAAATCTTTAGGTTGGTCTATAGCTTCTTTTTGCAATGTGGCTATTTGCAATGCGGATATTTGCTCATCCAACATTTCTTGATAAAGCTCAACTCCGACTTCTTTGATTTGCCCCGATTGTTCTTCTCCTACTAAATTACCAAAACCACGTAAATCCATATCATGGCTTGCAATGATAAAACCAGAACCAAGAGCGCAACTATTTTGCATTATTTCTAAACGTTTTATTGAAGTAACAGTCATTTTTTTATAATTTGCTAGAGTTAAATAAGCATAACCCCTTACTTTACTCCTTCCTATTCTCCCGCGTAATTGATACAGTTGACTTAAGCCTAAACTATCAGCTTTATGAATAATCATAGTATTTGCTTCAGCAATATCGATCCCTGATTCAATTATAGTGGTAGCCACCAGTATATCAAACTTACCATCCCAAAACTCGCTCATCACCCCATCCACCTTGGCCACATGCATCTGACCATGTGCTACTTTATATTTTAATTCAGGCACTATTGCTTGTAAATATGCTTCCACTTCACTTATATCCTTAATCCTAGGTACTACATAAAAACTTCTACCCCCACGAAAACGTTCTTTCAGTAAAGCATCTCTAATAATTACTTGATCAAATGGCATGACTATTGTTCTGACTTCTAGCCTATCACTTGGAGGAGTAGAAATAATACTAAGATCCTTAAGCCCTACCATTGACATCTGTAGAGTCCGAGGAATTGGGGTCGCCGAAAGAGATAGCACATGCATTTTTGCTCTTAATTTTTTTAAATGCTCTTTTTGGCTGACCCCGAAATGCTGCTCTTCATCAATTATCAATAATCTAAGATTACTAAATTCTATATTTTTAGTAAGCAAGGCATGGGTGCCAATGATGATATGGGCAGAACCAGACTTAATTTGCCCCTTAATGATTTTAGCTTCACTAATGGTAACTAAGCTGGATAATTGTACAATATTTAAACTTAAATCTTTAAACCTTTTGAGAAACCTTAAATAATGTTGTTTGCAAAGAATAGTAGTAGGAACTACAATAGCTACTTGCGGGGCATTATATTGTTGAAATTCATTATATACCCCATAATTAGAAGATTTCACTATCATATAAGCAGCTCGTATAGCTACTTCAGTTTTACCAAAACCCACATCCCCACAAATAAGCCTGTCCATTAGTAGCCCGGAATCAAAATCTTTTTTTATATCATTGATAGCATTTAGTTGATCTTCAGTTTCGGTATATTTAAATCTACGACAAAAATTCTCATATTCTTCGGAATCAAATTCTGCCGGGTTAATTGTCGCTAATTTTCTTTTAGCGGTAATTTCTAATAATTGACCGGCAATCTCAGTAATGCGGTTTTTTAATTTCGCTTTATTCCTTTGCCAGGTAACGCTGCCTAACTTGGATAATTCCCCTTCATTACTACCATACTTTTTGATTACATCAATATTTTCAACAGGAATATATAATTTGTCATTATTATCGTATAGGATTTTCAAAAAATCATGGGCTTTATCTTTAATATTTAACGTTTCTACATTAAGAAACTTCCCTATCCCATGCTCCTTATGGACAATTAATTCTCCTTCACTTAGATTATCTAGTTCCATTAAAATGTTTTTTAACTTACGCCTAGGCGACTGCTGTCGCGTACCTACTGCTTTTTCTCCTAAAAGATCTCCAGCAGCAATAAATAAATATTTCTCTGTATAGAATCCTTTGCTCAGTGATACCGCTATAAGATTTATTACATTATTTTGCGCAGATTGTATGTTGTCTATTTCTAAAGAAGTCTTGGAATAATTACTGATGATATTTTTAAACCTCTCTATATTACTTTTAGATTGACAAAAAATTATTGGTATTTTAGTGTTATTTTTTTCTATTATTTCAAATAGTTTCTCAAATACTGTCTTATTTTCAATAAAACTGACTGCTGTAATTGTTTCTAATGGATAGGCAAAAGCAGAATTTTCATAGGCAGAATCTGGGGGAATTATTAAAATATTGTCCTCTTGTTCCAATCCCTTGCGAATCTGTTCACTAGTATAATAAAGCTGGCTAGTTGGCAGGGCTGGATAAAAAGTATTTAACTTAATCTTATTAGACTCAACACGCGCAGTGTAAAGGTCTAGACAGTTATTCTCATGTTCAAGAATCGACTGTACAGATAAATTATCATAAATAATCAGGGGATTCTTTAAGTAATCTATTAACCCATAAGCGGAATTATAAAATAAAGGAGATAAATGCTCATATCCTTGAAATTTTTTGCCTTCGATTATGGATTGATATAAAGGGAAATTAATATAGTTCACTCCAAAAGCTTTGAGATAATTATCTCTAAAGTTATTTATAGTGGCTGGATCTAATATTACCTCACTAGCCGGATGCAACTCTAACTCTTGGTGTTCATGAATAGACATTTGGCTGTTAATATCAAATTCTTTAATAGATTCTATATGATCCCAACTAAAATTAATCCGATAACCTTTATTGCCTGGCAATACTATATCTACGATCTCACCCCTTACCGAAAATTCCCCACTATCAATGCTACTAGCACTTCTAGTAAAGCTATTATGTACTAAAAATTCCGCAAGCTGCACTGCGGTTAATTTCATTTGACAATGTAGCTTTAGAAAAGATTCAGCTAAATATTCAGGTGGGGGTAATTTACTAAGCAAATTTACCGCATTAGTAACTACCAGTTTTCTTGCCGGGTTTATCGCCAAATAGCTTAAGATATTTGCTCGTTCGGATAGGATATTTTGATTAGGTGAGATGCGATCATAGGGAATTGTATCGAAACTAGGAAAATATAATATATTTGAATAATTAGGTGGTATATTAGTAGCGTTACTTTTATGCTTAAAAAACAATAATTGTCTGTAACTTTCTATTGCCTCCTCTTCAGTGGTAAAGATAAGTAAAACATTTCTATTTGTCTTATGAACAAAATGTTCGTGAGCAAAAAAACTTTTGGCTGTAAGGGGTAAAGGCTGCTTTATCATTATTCATTAAATTTATAAGTCATTTATATCAAAGCTCAGTAGCTGCAACATCACGGTAGAATTAAGATGCTGTGGAGGAATAGTTTTATTAGTAATCCAGTCATAGATATCTATATCATCCTGGTCAAGTATTAAA from Candidatus Tisiphia endosymbiont of Beris chalybata includes:
- the mfd gene encoding transcription-repair coupling factor, with the translated sequence MIKQPLPLTAKSFFAHEHFVHKTNRNVLLIFTTEEEAIESYRQLLFFKHKSNATNIPPNYSNILYFPSFDTIPYDRISPNQNILSERANILSYLAINPARKLVVTNAVNLLSKLPPPEYLAESFLKLHCQMKLTAVQLAEFLVHNSFTRSASSIDSGEFSVRGEIVDIVLPGNKGYRINFSWDHIESIKEFDINSQMSIHEHQELELHPASEVILDPATINNFRDNYLKAFGVNYINFPLYQSIIEGKKFQGYEHLSPLFYNSAYGLIDYLKNPLIIYDNLSVQSILEHENNCLDLYTARVESNKIKLNTFYPALPTSQLYYTSEQIRKGLEQEDNILIIPPDSAYENSAFAYPLETITAVSFIENKTVFEKLFEIIEKNNTKIPIIFCQSKSNIERFKNIISNYSKTSLEIDNIQSAQNNVINLIAVSLSKGFYTEKYLFIAAGDLLGEKAVGTRQQSPRRKLKNILMELDNLSEGELIVHKEHGIGKFLNVETLNIKDKAHDFLKILYDNNDKLYIPVENIDVIKKYGSNEGELSKLGSVTWQRNKAKLKNRITEIAGQLLEITAKRKLATINPAEFDSEEYENFCRRFKYTETEDQLNAINDIKKDFDSGLLMDRLICGDVGFGKTEVAIRAAYMIVKSSNYGVYNEFQQYNAPQVAIVVPTTILCKQHYLRFLKRFKDLSLNIVQLSSLVTISEAKIIKGQIKSGSAHIIIGTHALLTKNIEFSNLRLLIIDEEQHFGVSQKEHLKKLRAKMHVLSLSATPIPRTLQMSMVGLKDLSIISTPPSDRLEVRTIVMPFDQVIIRDALLKERFRGGRSFYVVPRIKDISEVEAYLQAIVPELKYKVAHGQMHVAKVDGVMSEFWDGKFDILVATTIIESGIDIAEANTMIIHKADSLGLSQLYQLRGRIGRSKVRGYAYLTLANYKKMTVTSIKRLEIMQNSCALGSGFIIASHDMDLRGFGNLVGEEQSGQIKEVGVELYQEMLDEQISALQIATLQKEAIDQPKDFVPVINLGLPVFIPDYYISDSALKLNIYRRVGSLNSEIEIENFQDEMVDRFGALPQEFINLLNIVKIKYKCKQLNIETLDSGDRGFVLKFYKESNVAGPVSKFVMQYPSQVKLKQGDKLIFTKNLIDQDIMKETNDLLQKLMECF
- the tolB gene encoding Tol-Pal system beta propeller repeat protein TolB — encoded protein: MKYLLPVVLLIFTFNSYAIETISIERGHVDPTPIAINQFEANAQKEHVIAQDIINVVTNDLKISGMFRPISAAAFIEQVIGITHKPLFAAWRQINASLVLNGEILQLPSGKLKVSFILWDTNLEKKLLGEFFEVPAPLWRRVAHKIADKIYERITGDKGYFDTRVAYIAENGPYLNRVKRIAMMDYDGANQKYLTDGKNLVLTPRFSPASDKLLYLAYVNKHKPHVYVRDLTSNKESLVGNFPGMSFAPRFSPNGQSAIMSIAQKGATHIFEIDLNSKTTRQLTTGAKVINTSPSYSPDGSKIVFNSDRSGSRQLYVMNADGSNVERISFGGGVYAAPSWSPRGDYIAFTKITSSEGFTIGVIKPHALNEENNERIITSGYLVEGACWGPNGRIIMFTKGWPPKGPIAGRSRIYSIDLTGYNEREMLTPEDASDPEWSKILN